The Bacillales bacterium genome includes the window GCTTCTTTCGAGCCGATTCATGTGCGCTTTCAGGAGAAAAAAATGCCCGTTGTACACACGGATCACCTCATAAACACCGTCGCCAAACTGGTAGCCGCGGTCTTCGATGTCGACGACCGCCTCGTCTCTCTCGATCAAACGATTTTCAAACAAAATCATGCTAGTCTCCACTCCCCATGCGATTGATTTCTTAATTATACAAAAAATGATTTCTCCTGGCGACCTAAAATCCGTAAATGGTCATCCCGCCGTCGACGAACAATGTTTGCCCGGTCACGTAAGCTGACGCATCCGAAGCAAGAAACACGACGGGTCCGACGAGATCCTGCAGATCGCCGACGCGTTTCATCGGCGTTCTCGCCAAAATTTCATTCAAGTACGTTTCATCGGCCAGCAATTGCTCGGTAAGCGGTGTTTTAAAATACCACGGGCCGACTGCATTGACGCGAATGCCGTACGCCGCCCATTCCAAGGCGAGCGTTTTCGTCATTTGAATGAGCCCTGCTTTTGTCGCCGCATAAACGACGCCTGTGCGAAGGGCAACATGCCCGGCGACTGATGAGATATTGATGATACGACCGCCGCCGTTTTCTTTCATCCAACGTGCTGCCCCTTGCGACATCATGAACGCGCTATGTAAGTTCGTGTCGACAATCTTCCGCCATTCTTCATCGGTCACATCGACCGCCGGCGTGCGAATGTTCATCCCCGCGTTGTTCACGAGAATATTGAGCTGGCCAATTTCCTTCTTTACTGTCGTCATCACACGATCGACATCCGCGCGTTTCGTTAAATCCGCCGGTATCGGATAAGCCTTGCGACCGATCGATTCAATCGCTG containing:
- a CDS encoding glucose 1-dehydrogenase; the protein is MYLPSFQLNNKTAVVTGAGRGIGRAFAIGLAEAGADVVLLARTKADLDEVAAAIESIGRKAYPIPADLTKRADVDRVMTTVKKEIGQLNILVNNAGMNIRTPAVDVTDEEWRKIVDTNLHSAFMMSQGAARWMKENGGGRIINISSVAGHVALRTGVVYAATKAGLIQMTKTLALEWAAYGIRVNAVGPWYFKTPLTEQLLADETYLNEILARTPMKRVGDLQDLVGPVVFLASDASAYVTGQTLFVDGGMTIYGF